A segment of the Aridibaculum aurantiacum genome:
CCATTGCTTGCCATATTTGGCAGGAGGTAGAGTGCATTTTAGTGTATCGTGGTATGCATTGAAGACAATATAAAAGCTGTCGTCCGTCAATAGTTTCCCTTCACTGTCAGGATAATGAATGCCATGACCGCTCAAGTAAACACCTAACGATTTCGCGAAATCCTGGTTCCAGTTTTCTTCATTCATTTCAGTGCCATCAAGAGAAAACCAGGCTATGTCCTCTACGCCTTTTCCTTTAATAGGCCTACCCATGAACCAACGGCGGCGCGAAAAGACAGGATGGTCTTTGTAAAGTCTGATCAGTTTCTGTGTGAATTGCAGAAGATCTTTATCTGCTTTATCCCAGTTCAACCACGAGATCTCGTTATCCTGGCAATACGCATTGTTGTTGCCGCCTTGTGTCCTGCTTATCTCATCGCCGGCTACCAGCATAGGCACACCTTGCGAAAGAAATAAAGTTGTAAGGAGATTTCTTTTCTGGCGGTTGCGAAGCCTGATCACCTCCGGATCATCTGTTTCGCCTTCTGCGCCACAATTCCATGAGCTGTTATGACTTTCTCCATCATTGTTGTTTTCACCATTGGCTTCGTTATGTTTTTCATTGTAACTAACCAGGTCGTTAAGGGTGAAGCCATCATGCGCTGTTATGAAATTGATGCTTGCAGTGGGGCGACGATTATCACTTTTATAGAGGTCAGAACTACCGGTAAATCTTTCTGCAAATTCAGACAACATGCTATCGGCACCGCGCCAAAAATCGCGCATGCAATCGCGGTACTTGCCATTCCATTCCACCCAACCTGGAGGGAAATTACCTACCTGGTAACCACCTTCTCCTATATCCCAAGGTTCGGCTATTAGTTTTACCTGCGATATCACAGGATCCTGGTGAATGATGTCGAAGAATGCGCTGAGCCTGTCTACTTCGTGAAGTTCCCTTGCAAGTGTAGCTGCCAGGTCAAACCTGAAGCCATCCACATGCATTTCAAGTATCCAATAGCGCAGGCTATCCATAATGAGGCGCAAAACATTTGGCAGATTTGCGTTCAATGTATTTCCTGTTCCGGTATAATCCATGTAATACCGCTTGTCTTCTGTAAGACGGTAGTACGAAGCATTGTCAATTCCCCTGAAGGAAAGCGTAGGGCCCATATGATTTCCTTCGCCTGTGTGGTTGTACACTACATCAAGTATTACTTCTATTCCTGCTTTGTGCAGTTCCTTCACCATGTTCTTAAACTCGAAAACCTGTTCTCCATGTGTACCTGCGCTTGCATAGCGAACATCGGGTGCAAAAAATCCAATGGAGTTATATCCCCAATAGTTGGTCAGCCCCTTATCCTTTAAGTGGCGGTCAACTATAAAGTGATGAACAGGCATTAGCTCAATTGCGGTAATGCCCAGCTTTTTTAAATAATCTATGGTAACAGGGTGGGAGATGGCTGCATAGGTACCCCTGATCTCTTCAGGTATTTCCGGGTGAAGCTTAGTGAACCCTTTTACGTGCGTTTCGTAAATGATCGACTTGTGATAAGGTATCTTAAGTTGTGTGTCACCTTCCCAATCAAAATTCGGATCTATTACCACTGACTTGGGTATATAAGGAGCGCTATCCGAAGTGCTGAAACTTAGGTCTTCATCAGGGTGTCCTACTTCGTAACCAAAAAGCGAATCATGCCAATTGATTGTTCCAGATATAGCTTTGGCATATGGATCAATCAATAACTTATTTGGGTTAAAACGATGGCCATTAGCTGGATCGAATGGACCATGAACACGGTAACCATACAACTGGCCTGGCTGAATACCCGGCACGTAAACGTGCCAAACATAGTGCGATTGTTCTGATACCTTAATTACATCTGTAGCCTCTCCACTGTCGTTGGAGTCAAAAAGGCATAAATCAATACCGGTGGCGTGTTCAGAATAGATGGCGAAGTTAGTTCCCTTTCCATCCCAGGTGGCACCTAAAGGAAAAGGTGATCCTGGAAAACTTGGCTTAGTCATGCTTGTAAAATGTGTATAGGGTTTAGAGAAATTGGAGAAAAATTTACCCATTCTGTTTCGTTAGCTTGAATGCTTTAGAAACAGTTTCTTCTATTTCATTAAATAATTATGGAAAGTTGATATTAAAATTTCTTGCCAATTGCTTTTTCCCCAGAAGAAGATGATGATGATTACAGCTGAGACTTCTTCAACCGTTTGATTAGGAGGTTATTAAAGATGAAGGTTATGATTATTATGGAGAAGTGGAGGGCGGTGGAAGTCAAAACGTTTGCCAAGAATGAAAAGGTTGGTTTTACTTGTGCATTTAGGTCTACATTTTGCATTAAACAGTTGGAAGTCAACTTGCTTTTTTATTTCTGCTAAATATTGCCATATGAATACTTACACTTTTTTTAAACAAAATGGAGGCTGGCATGCTACTGTGCCCACTCCTGAAAAGAAGGGAAACCGACAGGCTTACCTCGACATGGTAGATGGAGCTGATACGATGCTCAATATCATGTCAGACGGAAAAGACAAGGTTACTTTAGCCTTCAATACGGAACCATTTGAAGACGCAGAAGAAATTGAACTGGTTTCCTCTTGTAAACCATTCTTAGACGGAGGTTATTACCTGATGCGCGAACATGATGGTAAACAGATAAATGCTGAAATGTGGATTTGCGATGTTAGCAGGCTTGCTTTCGGTGCAGTTCCGGAAAAGATCTATGTACGTAAAGAAATGACTGATTAGCATAGCCTAATATGATGTTGAGCCGGTGTCACAAGCACCGGTTTTTTTTATGCCTGAATTATTTTGACGGTGCATGTTTAGAGGAAACTTTGAATAGAAAGTTATTCCTCTGTAGCAATGGCGGCTACCACTTAACTTTGCGGCCGATTATGAAATACGAGAAAGAAATCAGCCGACGTAAAACCTTTGCGATCATTAGTCACCCCGATGCCGGTAAAACAACCCTTACAGAGAAGTTTCTTCTTTTTGGCGGTGCCATTCAGATAGCCGGAGCTGTAAAAAGTAACAAAATTAAGAAGCATGCTACTTCCGATTTTATGGAGATAGAAAGGCAGCGTGGTATCTCGGTAGCAACATCGGTTATGAGTTTTGAGTATAAGAACATGCTCATCAACCTGCTTGATACACCTGGTCACAAGGATTTTGCCGAGGATACTTATCGTACACTGACAGCTGTAGATAGCGTGGTACTGGTGGTGGATAGTGTGAACGGGGTAGAGGCGCAAACGCGCAGGCTTATGGAAGTTTGTCGTATGCGTGATACGCCGGTGATCGTTTTCATAAACAAAATGGACCGCGACGGTAAAAACAGGTTTGATCTTTTGGAAGAGATCGAGAAGGAACTGAATATCTCCCTTCACCCAATGACCTGGCCAATCAACAACGGAAAGGATTTTAAAGGTGTATACAACCTGCACGATAAGAACCTGGTGCTTTTTACCGCGAACACCAAAGGCGGTGATGAGGACACTGTAGAAATCCAGGATTTATCTGATAAAATACTAGAAGAAAGAATAGGTGAGCGTGATGCTGAAATGCTGCGTGAGGATGCTGAACTAGTAAGTGGAGTTTATGGTGACCTAAACGTAGATGATTACCTGGCAGGGAAGGTAGCTCCTGTTTTCTTCGGCAGTGCGGTTAATAATTTTGGCGTAAAGGAACTTTTGGACACATTCATTAGCATAGCGCCAACCCCACGTGATAGAGCTACCAATGTAAGGGCAGTGAGCGTGGCTGAGCCTAAGTTCAGCGGGTTTATATTTAAGATCCACGCTAACCTGGATCCTAAGCACCGAGACAGGATTGCTTTCCTACGTGTTTGCTCAGGTAAGTTTGAGCGCAATAAATATTTCCACCATGTGCGTATAGATAAAGACGTGCGGTTTAGTAACCCGTACAGCTTTATGGCGCGTGAAAAAGAAGTGGTAGATGAGGCTTTTCCAGGCGATGTAGTTGGTTTGTTTGACACCGGAAACTTCAAAATCGGCGATACTTTAACCGAAGGAGAGGAATTCTACTTTACTGGTATTCCTACTTTCTCACCTGAAATATTTAAAGAGGTAGTGAACAAGGATCCTTTGAAAACCAAGCAATTGGAAAAAGGACTTCTTCAATTAACTGATGAAGGTGTTGCGCAATTGTTCACCCAGTTTGGTGGAAACAAAAAGATCATCGGATGTGTTGGAGAACTTCAGTTCGAGGTTATTCAATATCGTTTATTACATGAATATGGAGCTTCTGTTCAATTTAATTCGCTGCCTTTTTATAAGGCTTGTTGGCTGACAGGAGACAATAAAAAGCTGGAGGAATTTGCGCGTTTTAAGCAGGCAAATATTGCAGAAGATAAGGATAAGCATATGGTATACCTAGCGCAAAGCGAATGGTTCTTAAATACCGAAAGACAGAACAACCCGGATATACAATTCCATTTTAGTTCGGAGATACATAAGTAGTTTTTCTACTGTACAATTCATTAATGCTCATGTAGATCAGCAAAATCTGCATGAGCATCGTATTTTTACTTCTTCCCATAGGTGGAAATTCCTTTTAATGTCTCTTTCATGGAATTTTAATCCCAATAAGGGAATATATTTTTAAAGTTCTTTAACTGATGCACTACTTTCGCGGCACCTAATCGTGTACCCCCAAATAGTTCATTAATATGAGAGCGAGCAAGTGTATGCTCACCGTGTGTGCGAATGCATCATTAAGATTTCTTTTCATTACCCTGCTCGTTGTCGTATTTGTTAATACAGCCGTGGCGCAGCCTATTGCCGGCATAAGGGCTAATGGAAGGATCATGAACCCGGGCGATACAGTAACTGTTTGTGTAGGCGGAACAGTAGTACATGAAACCACGGCAAATAATTTTACTGCTATTCGCTGGCGCTTTAAAAATGGTACACCAACTACGGGTATTAGCGGCTACCAGCCTATTCAATATTTAACTCCGGGCATAGATACATCGTGGCAAGTGGTTTCATCGCCACAAGGAAGAGACTCTACATTTATTCTTGTTTTTGTAACCGATGTAAAGCCAACAGCCAATTTCTCCTTTTCTCCAAATAACCAGTGTGCAAATATCCCGGTTGATTTTACCAGCCATTCAACCGGTAATGGTTTGCAGTATGCTTGGAATTTTGGAGAACTAAATGCCACAAGTAACGTCCAAAATCCATCGTACCAATACCTGAACGCTGTAGGATTGAATGGCACGCAGAACTATAATGTAACGCTACTGGTAACAAATGATCTTCAGTGTAAGGACTCGATTACCAAAGTTGTTACCGTTACCAAAACCCCTGATGCTTCCATTGGTAATGCTGATCCGAATGTGCAGTTCAGCATGTTCAACAATGTACCAACTTTCAAAAAGTGTGATATCTTAAGTGGAAGTACGCACAATTTCCAGTTTCAGACTGCTACTACAACACCAGGATTAATTAGCAGTTATAGTGTGGATTGGGGTGACGGATCACCTGTAAGCAATTTTGCCACGCTTGCACCCGGGCAAATATTCTCGCATGTTTATGCAGTGGGTCAATACACCCTTACCGTAACTGCTCATTCTGCTACCGGTGGATGTACGGGTATCAAGAAATACAATGTGTTTTTTGGTACTACGCCTGCAGGTGGATTAAGTCCTTTGGGGAACAGCAGTGTTTGTGCTCCTAATATTTTGAACTTCCCTATTACTGGTGCTGCTTCCAATGCATCCAGTACTACCTATACATTCCAGGTAAATGACGGGTCTGCGCCGGTTACTTATAATCATCCACCGCCTACCAATATTACCCATATGTTTACCAGTGGCTCGTGTGGGAATTTTAGCAGCAACGGTACACAAACCTTCTCTAATTCATTTAGAGTAACACTTGATATTGAAAATGCATGTGGTACCACCAGTGGTAGTGTTATTCCTATTTATGTATCAGGTAAACCAAAAGCTTCTATTGGAGCACCGGAAGTAGTGTGTGTGGGCATGCCTACCACCATACTTAATACCTCTTTGATGGGAGGAACCATTACACCAACCGGTGGTGGTAATAGTACCTGTTCAAACAACACCAAATCTGTCTGGACCATTTCACCTGCAACTGGTTTTACCATCAATAATGGTAATCTTGGTAGCCTTAACAACAGTCCAAACAATTACCTGGTGTGGACCTCGGGAAGCAACGCGCTGGACATTACCTTCAACCAGGTTGGTACATATACCATCAAATTGAACATAGCTAACGACTGTGGTTATGATGAAGTAGTAAGAACCATCTGTGTTAGAAATGTACCTACTGCTGCATTCACATTAGATAATAAAAGAGGTTGTGGTCCAGTAACAACAAGTTTCACCACTACATCTTCTACAGATAACACTTGCCTGGGAGATGCATATAACTGGCAGGTGTCGTACATGGATCCTTCTACCTGTTCGGGCACTCCTAATTATACTTACACCGCAGGAACAAACTCTGCCAGCAAAAACCCGGTGATGACATTCATCAACCCGGGGATCTACATTGTTACGCTAAATGTTTTCGCTAACGGGTCTACTACATGTACAGCGGTGGCAAGAGATACAGTTTTTGTTGTTGACAAGCCACGAGCCGTTATCAATCCTATTGGGGCGGTGTGTTTGGGTGTGCCTGTCAATCCAACAGCACAGGTGAGTAACTGCTATAGCAATACTACCATGAGCCTTAGTTGGAGCTTCGCCAATGGGTCGCCTTCTACATCTAACCAGCTGGTGCCGGGAACAATCAATTATTCTTCTCTTGGTGTTCACCCAATAACACTGCAGGCTTCTAATGAATGTGGTACAACTACCGCTACTACAAATGTTACCATTTCGACCGCACCAACTGCAGATGCAGGACCTGACAGAACAATCTGTAGTGGTGAAACTACCATTATAGGTTCTACACCTTTTGCAGGCGTTACTTATTCATGGTCGCCAGCTACCGGAATTTCTGATCCTTCCAGCGGGAATCCATCTCTGACACTTTCTTACAACGGGCCAAACCAGGATACCACTTATACTTTTACTTTATCAGCTTCTGCAGGTCCTACGTGTAGTGCTACAGATGTGGTACAGGTGACTGTAAAAAAGAAACCTACTGTAACCATTGCACCAGTAGCAGCAATCTGTGCAGGTACAACAGCCACACTTACAGCCAGCGGAGCGGATACTTATTCATGGTCTCCCAATACTGGCCTTAGTGCTACCACCGGAAGTTCTGTTGTAGCAAATCCTTCTACCACTACCACCTATACAGTAATAGGAACTGCAGCCAATGGTTGTGCCGCTTCGGCAAGTGTTGTGGTAAATGTTTTACCTAACCCGGCAGTATTTGCAGGCAACGATACCACCGTTTGTAGTTTCAGCCAGGCTATACAATTCTCACCATTTCCAACAGGTGGTACATGGGCAGGTAGCCAACATATTTCACAAGCAGGGTTATTCAATGTACCTGCAGCTGGTAATGGCAATTACCAATTAACGTATACTATTGTTACCGGTGGATGTACAAGAATAGATACTGTAGCTGTTTCTGTTATCAATACGCCGGTTGTAAATGCTGGCAATGACTCATCTTTTTGCCAGGAGAATGTTGCGGTTCAATTAACTGCAACGCCTGCAGGTGGCCGCTGGTCCGGCAGCCCATACGTTTCTCAAACTGGTGCTTTCAATATTTCAGTTCCCGGTGTATATACCTTAGTGTATACCTATGGCAGTGGATTGTGTATAGGCTCCGATACTGTTGTTCATACAGTTATTCCGGGCATTTCAGACAACTCGATCAGCAGCAGTCAAACCGTATGTACTGGTGCTACGCCAGCTCCATTAACAGGTCAGACTGCTACCGGTGGTATAGGTGCTCCTGCTTACCAATGGCAAATGAGCACCAACAACTTTACATGGACCGATATAGCTGGTGCAACAGGAAAAGATTATGCGCCGGGTGCTTTAACGGCTACTACCTGGTTTCGCAGAATGGTAACAACCCCTGTTTGTTCAGGTTCACAAGCTAATTACAGTGCTGCAGTTAAAATAACAGTAAACCCTAATGCAAAGGCAGAGTTCAATTCATTGGTAACAACAGGATGTCCTCCTTTTGTTATTTCTCCATCTGTTATTAATCTTGTTCCGTACAATACGCAAAACAGTACCTACGAGTGGTATGTGAACGGGGTGTTTGTTGGTGGTGGCCAATCCTTCCCAGGTCACTCCATTCAAAACAACAACGAAAGTGCAACGGTAACATTGATTGCTATCAGCGCATTTGGTTGTAAAAATGATACTGCTTCACAGGTTTTCACAGCTACAGGAACACCTACGGTAAATGCAGGAGCTGATACAACATTGTGTGCCGGTGGTGCTCCTTTTCAATTAATTGGTTCGCCAGCAGGCGGAAGTTGGACAGGTAGTACATTCGTTGCCTTGAACGGTATGTTCAATCCATCAACTGCAGGTACACATACTTTGATTTATACTGTAGGTTCAGGTGCATGTATTGGAAGAGATACAATGGTGGTAACCATCACTGCAGGTTTAACTGATAATATTATCAGCAGCAGCCAGACGCTTTGTAAAGGACAAGTGCCTGCTGTGCTGGTTGGTCTTCCTGTAACTGGCGGAGGTGGAACACCTACTTACCAGTGGCAATCTTCAACCAACAATTTTACTTGGGTAAATATAGCTGGCGCTACTGCTAAAGACTATGCACCAGGTGCGCTTACACAAACAACGTGGTTCAGGCGTGTGGCCAACAGCACCTTGTGTGCCGGTAATACAAGTGATGCGGTGAAGCTGACCGTAAATCCAAATGCGGTTGCTAATTTTCAGCCGCTGGTTACCACCGGTTGTCCTCCTTTTGTTATCACACCATCTATTATCAATCATATACCAGAGGCAGGTGTAAGTGATTATTTCTGGTATGCAAATGGAAACTTCTTAGGTAGCGGTAGCACCTTCCCTGGTTACACCATTCAAAACAACAACGACAGCGTTACCATTTCATTAATAGCAATCAGCGCTTTTGGATGTGCCAACGATACTTTGATGCATGGCTTTAAAGCTACAGGTACACCATCGGTAAATGCGGGAGCAGACACTACAGTTTGTGCCGGAAGTGCTCCTATCATTTTAGCAGGTTCACCAGCAGGTGGCAGGTGGTCAGGCAGTACATTGGTTTCTATCAATGGATTATTCAATCCTTTTACAGCTGGCGTTTACCAACTCGTATATACCTATGGCAGTGGTGCATGTTTGGGCACTGATACTATGGTAGTAACTGTAAGTGCAGGTTTAGAAAACAACATCATTGGTAGTGCACAAACAATTTGTGGTGGAGCCATACCTGCTATACTTGTAGGGCAGGATGTAACAGGTGGTGCCGGTACACCATCTTACCAATGGCAGATGTCAACCAACAACATTACCTGGACGAATATCACTGGTGCAACAGGAAGAGATTATTCTCCTGGAGCATTAACAGTAACTACCTGGTTTCGTCGTATTGCTAACAGTAACCTGTGTGCAGGCAATACCAGCGATGCCATCAGGATTTCTGTTAATCCAAATGCAACTGCTTTATTTAATCCAACAGTAACATCAGGATGTCCTCCTTTTGTTATCACGCCTTCTATTGTCAACCTGATCCCGTTCAATTCTGTTAGCCAGTATATATGGTATGTAAATGGAACTTTTGTAGGAACAGGTGTTGATTTCCCTGGTTACACACTGCAGAACAATGGCGATAGTGCCACCATCATGCTTGTAGCAGTAAGTGCTTATGGATGTAAAAATGATACGCTTCAGCATGGTTTTAAAGCAGCCGGTACTCCAGTAGTAAATGCAGGTGCAGATACTACATTGTGCGAAGGCAGCGTGCCTGTCCAACTTGTTGGTGCACCAATAGGAGGAAGATGGAGTGGTAGTACTTATGTTTCAGTATCCGGTTTATTCAACCCTGCTGTAGCAGGTACATATACGCTTATTTACAACTTTGGAAGCGGTGCATGTATAGGTAGTGATACAATTGAGGTTACTGTTGCGCCAGGCATTTCTAACAATGTCATAGGCAGCAACCAGGCAATATGTATTGGTGTTGCCGCATCTACTTTAACCGGACAAAACATTACAGGTGGAAACGGTACAGCAATTTATCAATGGCAGCAATCGTTCAATAACATATCATGGACTGACATAGCTGGAGCTACTGGTGTCAATTATGATCCGGGTACATTAACCCGCACTACCTGGTTCCGTCGTATTGCCAATACAAGCAAGTGCCCCGGGCTGCAGGCCAGCATAAGCAACGAGGTTAAGATCACGGTTACGCCTGATGCAGATGCTAATTTCAATCCTACTGTTACTACAGGTTGTCCTCCGTTTGTCATAACACCTTCTATCATAAATGTATCACCAAGCAATAGTACATCCAGTGGTTACCTGTGGTATGCCAACGGCAGCTATCTTGGCTCTGGTGAAGTGTTTCCTGGTTTTACCATCACCAATAACAACGACAGCGTTAAGATCATGTTGGTGCTTACCAGCGCCTATGGTTGTGCTAACGATACAACAATCCAAACATTCTATGCATCGGGAACACCGGCAGTAAATGCAGGCGCTGATACAACGGTTTGTTTAGGCGGTGCTCCATTTCAACTGTATGCTACACCTGCCGGCGGCAGATGGGCAGGTACTTCTCTTGTTTCTGTAAATGGTTTATTCAATCCTTCTGCGCAAGGTGCATACACGCTGGTTTATTCCTATGGTAGTGGTGCATGTATTGGTGCAGATACTATAGTAGTAACTGTTAGTTCAGGTATTACCAACAACATAATTACAGGTGTACAGGAAATATGTGTAGGAAGCCTGGCTGCTACAATTGTAGGACTTCCTATATCAGGAGGTGCCGGTGCTGCTGTTTACCAATGGCAAATGAGTACCAACAATGTTAACTGGACAAATATTCCTGGTGCTAATGCTTTGGATTATGATCCGGGTGTACTTACACAAACTACCTGGTTTAGAAGAGAAGCAAGTACAACACTATGTGGCGGTGCTCAGGTCAATTTTAGCCCTTCTGTAAAGATCACAGTGAACCCGAATGCGAAGGCTGAGTTCAACCCGCTGATCACTTCAAGTTGTCCTCCTTTTGTTATTACTCCTTCTATCATCAACCTTAGTTTATTCACTGCTGGCAACAGCGAGTATAGGTGGTTTGCCAATGGAAATCTTCTTGGTATAGGACAGGTATTCCCTGGTTATACAATTTTGAATAACCTTGATAGTGTGCGTATCACGCTTGTTGCTACCAGCAGGTTTGGTTGCCAGAATGATACAGTGCATCATATGTTCTATGCTTCTGGTACGCCGGTAGTGAATGCAGGCGCTGATACCATTGTTTGTCACCAAGGCTTCCCTGTGCAGATGTATGGATACCCGGCAGGTGGTAGCTGGTCAGGTAATCATGTTACTATGGCTGGAGTATTTACACCATCAGTGGTAGGTACTTACAAGCTTATTTACACATTTGGTACAGGTATATGTATAGGAAAAGATACAGTAGAGGTA
Coding sequences within it:
- the glgX gene encoding glycogen debranching protein GlgX; protein product: MTKPSFPGSPFPLGATWDGKGTNFAIYSEHATGIDLCLFDSNDSGEATDVIKVSEQSHYVWHVYVPGIQPGQLYGYRVHGPFDPANGHRFNPNKLLIDPYAKAISGTINWHDSLFGYEVGHPDEDLSFSTSDSAPYIPKSVVIDPNFDWEGDTQLKIPYHKSIIYETHVKGFTKLHPEIPEEIRGTYAAISHPVTIDYLKKLGITAIELMPVHHFIVDRHLKDKGLTNYWGYNSIGFFAPDVRYASAGTHGEQVFEFKNMVKELHKAGIEVILDVVYNHTGEGNHMGPTLSFRGIDNASYYRLTEDKRYYMDYTGTGNTLNANLPNVLRLIMDSLRYWILEMHVDGFRFDLAATLARELHEVDRLSAFFDIIHQDPVISQVKLIAEPWDIGEGGYQVGNFPPGWVEWNGKYRDCMRDFWRGADSMLSEFAERFTGSSDLYKSDNRRPTASINFITAHDGFTLNDLVSYNEKHNEANGENNNDGESHNSSWNCGAEGETDDPEVIRLRNRQKRNLLTTLFLSQGVPMLVAGDEISRTQGGNNNAYCQDNEISWLNWDKADKDLLQFTQKLIRLYKDHPVFSRRRWFMGRPIKGKGVEDIAWFSLDGTEMNEENWNQDFAKSLGVYLSGHGIHYPDSEGKLLTDDSFYIVFNAYHDTLKCTLPPAKYGKQWTKVIDTNEGLINGKGDTYQHGETFEIEGRSIVVLIQPAEEK
- a CDS encoding peptide chain release factor 3, whose amino-acid sequence is MKYEKEISRRKTFAIISHPDAGKTTLTEKFLLFGGAIQIAGAVKSNKIKKHATSDFMEIERQRGISVATSVMSFEYKNMLINLLDTPGHKDFAEDTYRTLTAVDSVVLVVDSVNGVEAQTRRLMEVCRMRDTPVIVFINKMDRDGKNRFDLLEEIEKELNISLHPMTWPINNGKDFKGVYNLHDKNLVLFTANTKGGDEDTVEIQDLSDKILEERIGERDAEMLREDAELVSGVYGDLNVDDYLAGKVAPVFFGSAVNNFGVKELLDTFISIAPTPRDRATNVRAVSVAEPKFSGFIFKIHANLDPKHRDRIAFLRVCSGKFERNKYFHHVRIDKDVRFSNPYSFMAREKEVVDEAFPGDVVGLFDTGNFKIGDTLTEGEEFYFTGIPTFSPEIFKEVVNKDPLKTKQLEKGLLQLTDEGVAQLFTQFGGNKKIIGCVGELQFEVIQYRLLHEYGASVQFNSLPFYKACWLTGDNKKLEEFARFKQANIAEDKDKHMVYLAQSEWFLNTERQNNPDIQFHFSSEIHK
- a CDS encoding DUF6717 family protein, which gives rise to MNTYTFFKQNGGWHATVPTPEKKGNRQAYLDMVDGADTMLNIMSDGKDKVTLAFNTEPFEDAEEIELVSSCKPFLDGGYYLMREHDGKQINAEMWICDVSRLAFGAVPEKIYVRKEMTD